A portion of the Bifidobacterium sp. ESL0800 genome contains these proteins:
- a CDS encoding zinc ribbon domain-containing protein: protein MKFCENCGARVDDVAQFCAQCGTPVAQATQPMPPMPPMPASATSQGDFLAQSDQGTAAQGLTNRTSQIPASAWQIPQAEGPGSPVNTPAPGQPARASDGHKRRNIIIVVAAVVAVVAIALAAFFLTKPSSKGVTPESNAPATASGYPVDKWSLHMKADGLDTSVISVTVDKTGKASLRTPGGGDFIGVIDGKLGKPRVAGNSVTYRITKLNVPQDKQVVGNSGTSFSNDDKKEIQASTISLTMPRQGVVGNWRISVKVVGDKSSKADEYTMKVGADHTLTFGWDDGTGIHASGIRSGVWSKVKSKSKDTQRFTVTMESGGLTDDHHPDEAEFYFETPNY from the coding sequence ATGAAATTCTGTGAGAACTGTGGTGCGCGGGTGGATGATGTTGCGCAGTTTTGTGCCCAATGCGGCACGCCGGTAGCTCAGGCGACGCAGCCTATGCCACCTATGCCACCCATGCCTGCATCGGCTACTTCCCAAGGTGACTTTCTGGCGCAAAGCGATCAGGGTACGGCTGCTCAGGGGCTGACAAACCGGACGAGTCAGATTCCTGCATCGGCATGGCAGATACCGCAAGCTGAGGGTCCGGGTTCGCCGGTCAATACGCCTGCGCCGGGGCAGCCCGCTAGGGCGTCAGACGGCCATAAGCGTCGGAACATCATCATTGTGGTGGCGGCTGTGGTGGCCGTGGTTGCCATAGCCCTTGCTGCGTTCTTCCTCACCAAGCCGAGTTCCAAGGGCGTGACGCCGGAAAGCAATGCTCCTGCGACTGCTTCCGGTTATCCTGTGGACAAATGGTCACTTCACATGAAAGCGGACGGTCTGGATACTTCGGTCATTTCCGTCACCGTCGACAAGACCGGCAAAGCATCATTGCGTACGCCTGGTGGAGGTGATTTCATTGGTGTCATCGACGGAAAGTTGGGCAAGCCTCGTGTGGCAGGCAACAGCGTCACTTATCGTATTACGAAATTAAATGTTCCTCAAGATAAGCAAGTCGTTGGCAACTCGGGTACCTCCTTCTCGAACGACGATAAAAAGGAAATTCAGGCTTCGACCATTTCTCTGACCATGCCTCGTCAAGGGGTGGTGGGCAATTGGCGTATCAGCGTCAAAGTGGTCGGAGACAAATCAAGCAAAGCCGATGAATACACGATGAAAGTGGGCGCGGATCATACGCTCACTTTTGGCTGGGACGATGGTACCGGCATCCATGCCAGCGGCATTCGCAGCGGCGTATGGTCGAAAGTCAAGTCAAAGAGCAAGGACACGCAGCGCTTTACCGTGACGATGGAGTCTGGGGGGTTGACGGACGATCATCACCCTGATGAGGCCGAATTCTATTTCGAGACGCCCAACTACTGA